The following are from one region of the Klebsiella aerogenes genome:
- the paaF gene encoding phenylacetate--CoA ligase → MITTTKLDPIETASRDELQALQTQRLKWTLKHAYENVPMYRRKFDAAGVHPDDFRELSDLKKFPCTTKQDLRDNYPFDTFAVPMEQVVRIHASSGTTGKPTVVGYTQNDIDNWANIVARSLRAAGGSAKDKIHIAYGYGLFTGGLGAHYGAERLGATVIPMSGGQTEKQAQLIRDFQPDMIMVTPSYCLNLIEELERQMGGDARGCSLRVGVFGAEPWTLAMRAEIERRLGITALDIYGLSEVMGPGVAMECLETVDGPTIWEDHFFPEIVNPDDGTPLDDGEHGELLFTTLTKEALPVIRYRTRDLTRLLPGTARTMRRMDRISGRSDDMLIIRGVNVFPSQVEEEILKFEHLAPHYQLEVNRRGHLDSLAIRVELKESGLALSHEQRCQICHQLRHRIKSMVGISTDITIVNCGSIPRSEGKACRVFDLRKAVVSG, encoded by the coding sequence ATGATAACTACTACAAAATTAGATCCGATTGAAACCGCATCGCGTGATGAACTGCAGGCCCTGCAAACCCAGCGTCTGAAATGGACGTTGAAACATGCGTATGAAAATGTGCCGATGTATCGCCGCAAATTCGATGCCGCGGGCGTACACCCTGACGATTTCCGGGAACTGAGCGACCTGAAAAAATTCCCGTGCACCACTAAGCAAGATCTGCGCGACAACTACCCGTTCGATACCTTCGCGGTGCCGATGGAGCAGGTGGTGCGTATCCATGCCTCATCCGGCACCACCGGCAAACCGACGGTGGTGGGCTACACGCAAAACGATATTGATAACTGGGCCAATATTGTCGCCCGTTCGCTGCGCGCCGCCGGTGGTTCGGCGAAAGACAAGATTCATATCGCCTACGGCTACGGCCTGTTTACCGGCGGTCTCGGCGCGCATTATGGCGCGGAACGTCTTGGCGCAACCGTGATCCCGATGTCCGGCGGCCAGACCGAGAAGCAGGCGCAGCTGATCCGAGATTTCCAGCCGGATATGATCATGGTCACGCCATCCTACTGTCTGAATCTGATTGAAGAGCTGGAGCGCCAGATGGGAGGCGATGCGCGTGGTTGTTCATTACGCGTCGGCGTTTTCGGCGCCGAGCCGTGGACGCTGGCGATGCGCGCGGAGATCGAGCGCCGTCTGGGGATCACCGCGTTGGATATTTACGGCCTGTCGGAAGTGATGGGGCCGGGGGTGGCGATGGAGTGTCTGGAGACTGTCGATGGACCAACCATCTGGGAAGACCATTTCTTCCCGGAAATCGTCAACCCGGACGATGGCACGCCGCTGGACGATGGCGAGCACGGTGAACTGCTGTTCACCACGCTGACCAAAGAAGCACTGCCGGTGATTCGCTATCGTACCCGCGACCTGACGCGTCTGCTGCCGGGAACCGCCCGCACCATGCGCCGTATGGATCGCATCAGCGGACGCAGCGACGACATGCTGATTATCCGTGGGGTTAACGTTTTCCCGTCGCAGGTGGAAGAAGAGATCCTCAAGTTCGAACATCTGGCGCCGCATTATCAGCTGGAAGTGAATCGCCGCGGTCATCTTGATTCGCTGGCGATCCGCGTCGAGCTAAAAGAGAGCGGGCTGGCGCTGAGTCATGAACAGCGCTGTCAGATTTGCCACCAGTTGCGTCACCGCATTAAGTCGATGGTCGGGATTTCTACCGATATCACCATCGTCAACTGCGGCAGTATTCCGCGTTCCGAAGGTAAAGCGTGCCGGGTCTTTGATCTGCGTAAAGCGGTGGTCAGCGGTTAA
- the pcaF gene encoding 3-oxoadipyl-CoA thiolase, translated as MRDAFICDGIRTPIGRYGGALASVRADDLAAIPLRELLSRNPKLDPAAIDDVIFGCANQAGEDNRNVAHMATLLAGYPHTVPGTTINRLCGSGLDAIGFAARAIKAGDADLLIAGGVESMSRAPFVMAKASAPYQRQAELFDTTIGWRFVNPLMAQQFGTDSMPETAENVAELLNISRADQDAFAWRSQQRTAQAQRNGILAQEIVPVQIIGKKGAVSAVRDDEHPRAETTLEQLSQLKTPFRKGGVITAGNASGVNDGAAALIIASEQQASAQGLTPRARIVAMATAGVEPRLMGLGPVPAVRKVLERAGLNINDMDLIELNEAFAAQALGVLRQLGVPDDAAHVNPNGGAIALGHPLGMSGARLALSASLELQRRGGRYALCTMCIGVGQGIAMILERV; from the coding sequence ATGCGCGACGCCTTTATTTGTGACGGGATCCGCACGCCGATTGGCCGCTACGGCGGGGCGCTGGCCAGCGTTCGCGCCGACGATCTGGCGGCGATTCCGCTGCGTGAGTTGCTGAGCCGTAACCCCAAACTGGACCCGGCAGCGATTGATGATGTGATTTTTGGCTGCGCTAACCAGGCGGGGGAAGACAACCGTAACGTGGCGCATATGGCGACGCTGTTGGCGGGCTACCCGCATACGGTGCCGGGCACGACGATTAACCGCCTGTGCGGCTCCGGTCTGGACGCTATCGGTTTTGCCGCTCGCGCGATCAAAGCCGGTGACGCCGATCTGCTGATTGCCGGCGGCGTGGAGTCGATGTCGCGTGCGCCGTTCGTGATGGCGAAAGCCAGCGCGCCGTATCAACGCCAGGCAGAACTGTTTGATACCACCATCGGCTGGCGTTTTGTGAACCCGCTCATGGCGCAACAATTTGGTACTGACAGTATGCCGGAAACGGCAGAGAATGTAGCTGAATTGTTAAATATTAGCCGCGCCGATCAGGACGCCTTCGCCTGGCGCAGCCAGCAGCGCACGGCGCAAGCTCAGCGTAACGGTATCCTGGCGCAGGAAATTGTGCCAGTACAGATTATCGGCAAAAAAGGGGCGGTCAGCGCAGTGCGTGATGATGAACATCCGCGCGCGGAGACGACCCTGGAGCAGTTATCACAGTTGAAAACGCCGTTCCGTAAAGGTGGGGTGATTACCGCGGGTAACGCTTCCGGCGTGAACGACGGCGCGGCGGCGCTGATTATCGCCAGCGAGCAGCAGGCCAGCGCCCAGGGGTTGACGCCGCGCGCGCGCATCGTTGCGATGGCGACTGCTGGCGTCGAGCCGCGCCTGATGGGCTTAGGGCCGGTACCGGCGGTGCGCAAAGTGCTGGAGCGGGCGGGACTGAATATTAACGATATGGATCTGATCGAACTGAATGAGGCCTTCGCCGCGCAGGCGCTGGGCGTACTCAGACAGCTCGGCGTGCCGGATGATGCGGCGCATGTGAACCCCAACGGCGGCGCCATTGCTTTAGGCCATCCGTTGGGCATGAGCGGCGCGCGACTGGCGCTGAGCGCAAGCCTGGAGCTGCAACGCCGCGGCGGGCGTTATGCGCTGTGTACGATGTGTATTGGCGTGGGTCAGGGCATTGCCATGATCCTCGAGCGAGTGTGA
- the paaI gene encoding hydroxyphenylacetyl-CoA thioesterase PaaI encodes MSNDAWRNARAMYEKDTCAKTLGIELIEMDDGFAQMTMTVSPNMLNGHQTCHGGQLFSLADTAFAYACNSQGLVAVASAASIDFLRPAFAGDRLVATARVKQQGKLTGVYDIEIVNQQQKIVALFRGKSHRIGGTITGEV; translated from the coding sequence ATGAGCAATGATGCCTGGCGCAACGCGCGCGCGATGTACGAAAAAGATACCTGCGCCAAAACGCTGGGTATTGAGCTTATCGAAATGGATGACGGTTTCGCGCAGATGACCATGACCGTCTCACCCAATATGCTCAACGGTCATCAAACCTGCCATGGCGGCCAGCTATTTTCTCTGGCCGATACCGCTTTCGCCTATGCCTGTAACAGCCAGGGGCTGGTGGCGGTGGCCTCGGCGGCGAGCATTGATTTTCTGCGTCCGGCCTTTGCGGGCGACAGGCTGGTCGCCACCGCCCGAGTTAAACAGCAGGGCAAGCTAACCGGCGTCTACGATATTGAAATTGTTAATCAACAGCAAAAAATTGTGGCCCTGTTTCGCGGCAAATCGCACCGCATCGGCGGCACAATCACAGGAGAAGTGTAA
- a CDS encoding 3-hydroxyacyl-CoA dehydrogenase, producing MTTSLATVAVIGSGTMGAGIAEVAAAAGHQVLIYDIAADAITRAIDGIGLRLASRVSRGKLAAEQADALLARLHPAHDLAALADASLVIEAASERLEVKTALFAQLAEICSPSALLTSNTSSISITAIAAGVKHPERVAGLHFFNPAPVMKLVEVVSGLATSAEVVEQLCQCVSLWGKQPVRCRSTPGFIVNRVARPFYAEAWRALEEQVAAAEVIDAALRDGGGFPMGPLALTDLIGQDVNFAVTCSVFNAFWQERRFLPSLLQQELALAGQLGKKSGRGVYRWPAETPPEAALPVVATGAKTVVEKGDGVTELDELLLLETCGETALALSLRHGRPVVVYDLCAGDTVVLAAAATNAPAATGKAVHYFQQQGKKVLSIADYPGLLVWRTVAMLVNEALDAVQKGVASAGDIDTAMRLGVNYPRGPLAWGESLGWGRVLHLLENLQQHYGEERYRPSSLLRQKALMEKHHEQ from the coding sequence ATGACGACATCTTTAGCCACCGTGGCGGTGATCGGCAGCGGCACCATGGGCGCCGGCATTGCCGAAGTCGCCGCCGCCGCCGGGCATCAGGTATTGATTTACGATATCGCCGCCGACGCGATAACACGCGCGATCGACGGTATAGGCCTGCGTCTGGCGTCGCGCGTCAGCCGCGGCAAACTGGCGGCGGAACAGGCTGATGCGCTGCTGGCGCGTCTGCATCCGGCACACGATTTAGCGGCATTGGCCGATGCCAGCTTGGTCATTGAAGCGGCCTCCGAGCGTCTGGAGGTTAAAACGGCGCTGTTCGCGCAGCTGGCGGAAATCTGTTCGCCGTCAGCGTTGCTGACCAGTAATACCTCGTCCATTTCAATTACCGCTATCGCCGCTGGCGTGAAGCATCCGGAGCGCGTGGCCGGTCTGCATTTCTTTAACCCGGCGCCGGTGATGAAACTGGTCGAGGTGGTGAGCGGGTTGGCGACATCCGCCGAAGTGGTCGAACAGCTGTGCCAGTGCGTCAGCCTCTGGGGGAAACAGCCGGTTCGCTGCCGCTCGACTCCAGGGTTTATCGTCAACCGCGTGGCGCGTCCGTTCTATGCCGAAGCCTGGCGCGCGCTGGAAGAGCAGGTTGCCGCCGCTGAAGTTATCGACGCCGCTCTGCGTGACGGCGGCGGCTTCCCGATGGGGCCGCTGGCGCTGACCGACCTGATCGGCCAGGACGTCAATTTCGCCGTGACCTGCTCGGTATTTAACGCCTTCTGGCAGGAGCGCCGTTTTTTACCGTCGCTACTGCAACAGGAGCTGGCGCTGGCCGGGCAACTCGGCAAGAAGAGCGGTCGCGGCGTCTACCGCTGGCCCGCTGAGACGCCACCGGAAGCGGCGCTGCCGGTGGTGGCGACTGGCGCAAAAACCGTCGTCGAGAAAGGTGACGGCGTCACAGAATTAGATGAACTCCTGCTGCTGGAGACCTGCGGCGAGACCGCGCTGGCGCTCAGCCTGCGGCATGGCCGCCCGGTGGTGGTCTATGACCTCTGTGCGGGCGATACCGTGGTGCTGGCCGCGGCGGCAACCAATGCGCCAGCGGCGACCGGCAAGGCCGTGCACTACTTCCAACAGCAGGGCAAAAAGGTGCTGAGCATCGCCGATTATCCCGGCCTGCTGGTGTGGCGCACGGTGGCGATGCTGGTTAATGAAGCGCTGGATGCGGTGCAAAAAGGGGTCGCCAGCGCGGGGGATATTGATACCGCCATGCGCCTTGGGGTCAATTACCCGCGCGGCCCGCTGGCATGGGGGGAAAGCCTCGGCTGGGGTCGTGTGCTGCATCTGCTGGAAAACTTACAACAACATTACGGCGAAGAGCGCTATCGCCCGAGTTCCTTGCTGCGCCAGAAGGCGCTGATGGAGAAGCACCATGAGCAATGA